The following are from one region of the Stigmatella ashevillena genome:
- a CDS encoding AHH domain-containing protein, translated as MLPWRVLWKAEALFLALLVGCASIPRGPLVEDTGQGKAVVHVPRAADLQPVELEEAEFQQAVRRLAREVRLTGTPRQMAEKAFQMDPQSGNYLYLLRDKKLVPTGTGAPWDGTLTQEDLALAERYRLWCQSAYNFYGDCLGGALMGGRYLDMQGRYVWALAMSKSPVLGEMKKALGEMVEFRALISGALWTLGSMLLILLLNPVAPALVAALGVGMLLYVGYDTLHNLVTGWAELTEAAKAATTFEEIREAGERFGRILGQESARAFALLLVAAIGSTAQRFAAKVPTLPGSAQVAMQAEGEAGIWLPALGTVEEIAVSAESVSISLPANAVAMAARPSGGKGPCIETHHIATICNDKSTARGGTWSPRFRAIFARAGMTLDDPANKLPLPGHYGPHPERYHQLVYKELLDGTVTCRSVVECREGLTRALKALAKEIATPGTELNQLVTRQPPR; from the coding sequence ATGCTGCCGTGGAGGGTGCTCTGGAAGGCTGAAGCGCTGTTCCTGGCGTTGCTCGTGGGGTGCGCCAGCATCCCTCGGGGCCCCCTCGTGGAGGACACCGGCCAGGGCAAAGCCGTCGTCCACGTTCCCCGCGCGGCTGACCTGCAACCGGTGGAACTGGAGGAAGCGGAGTTCCAGCAGGCGGTGAGGCGCCTTGCGCGCGAGGTGCGGCTGACAGGCACGCCACGCCAGATGGCGGAGAAGGCGTTTCAGATGGACCCGCAGAGCGGTAATTACCTCTACCTGCTGCGGGATAAGAAGCTGGTGCCAACGGGGACTGGCGCTCCTTGGGACGGCACGTTGACCCAAGAGGATCTTGCGCTGGCGGAACGCTATCGGCTCTGGTGCCAGAGCGCCTACAACTTCTATGGAGACTGTCTCGGAGGCGCGCTGATGGGTGGGCGCTATCTGGACATGCAAGGCCGTTACGTCTGGGCGCTGGCGATGAGCAAGAGCCCGGTGCTGGGCGAGATGAAGAAGGCGCTCGGAGAGATGGTGGAGTTCCGCGCGCTCATCAGCGGGGCCCTGTGGACGTTGGGTTCCATGCTGCTGATCCTGCTCCTCAATCCCGTGGCTCCGGCGCTGGTGGCGGCGTTGGGCGTCGGGATGCTCCTGTATGTGGGCTATGACACGCTCCACAACCTCGTGACGGGCTGGGCTGAGTTGACGGAGGCGGCGAAGGCCGCAACCACCTTCGAGGAGATCCGCGAGGCAGGCGAGCGCTTCGGCAGGATTCTTGGACAAGAGTCCGCGCGCGCGTTCGCCCTGCTGCTGGTGGCGGCCATTGGCTCGACGGCGCAACGGTTCGCAGCAAAGGTGCCGACGCTGCCCGGCTCGGCGCAGGTGGCCATGCAGGCTGAGGGTGAGGCCGGAATCTGGCTGCCCGCGCTGGGGACGGTGGAGGAGATCGCGGTCAGTGCCGAGAGCGTCAGCATCTCGCTTCCCGCAAACGCGGTGGCCATGGCGGCGCGGCCCAGTGGCGGCAAGGGCCCCTGCATCGAGACGCACCACATCGCCACCATTTGCAACGACAAGTCCACCGCGCGAGGGGGCACGTGGTCGCCGAGATTCCGGGCAATCTTCGCCAGAGCTGGAATGACGCTGGATGACCCGGCGAACAAGTTGCCCCTCCCGGGGCACTACGGACCGCACCCAGAGCGGTATCACCAACTCGTCTACAAGGAACTGCTCGACGGAACGGTGACCTGTCGTAGCGTCGTCGAGTGCCGCGAGGGGCTGACACGGGCCCTCAAGGCTCTTGCGAAGGAAATCGCCACTCCGGGAACAGAACTCAACCAACTCGTCACCCGGCAGCCACCGCGCTAA
- a CDS encoding AAA domain-containing protein has translation MMRRTHEDSSHPGEVRPTLRVEYDPDAGGEWPRPAPGPRGSAAKGEEAPVRDLSAPVEGSPAEREAMQAAVSTGRRREAWVPPEYLPEALREALVAERGQYRAQRLQEVRELGLTGPGVLGLVPVPAADPDWSGGSLLGFVGEELVFAGNIVHLDFETGRVFAASDSGEDLDRRVLKAERWCYRPYDFAEALCAAASSYANRQPALAQALLRACGEEPPAPLSPKDSERLPVDRLWCQPWGCIWGPPGTGKTTAVAGLIAQALRAYPGERILAVAPTNRAADELVMRVSALLEREPIPLRPLARSIFRGGTGANEALAKLPTVALEEAKAHKLRNTIQERELELTRERARSGPAQELARMQAELRTLRGRVKDPTLREAEKGDSPLMVLTVHRALKLVAELDGEETFARLVVDEAGMVTRAATALLAPLARHVTLAGDPKQIGPVSRVAEGVGKDTQRWLRASGLSHLEDAVKDAARPDVLLLRTQHRMHPDIAQVVSHFCYGGALENGEIVLARAEKPAPVSAFPSRAAWVVLDGLSRDARHLTHGRGETGSGYQRELSAGLAVSLARQAVRAGLTVLCVTPYRAQAALLRRLGGAAGLRGDVFSASTIHRQQGTQYDVVMVDTVAGGRPFPPHTLIPLLNVAASRARDYLLVLASRAEARASPVPARFLSLLPRVRVHPGETPRLELLASQPRPPPAPTPPLVPVGLGGEIEGARTSQPLFTQEQVSLFERRFDDGHHLVRGVAGSGKTYVLAHWVVRYLLERPQARVLVSFFNRSLAPLVDKLLTEAVILRAGAERVRALRAQVTVRHAGALRQPEPGSFDAVFVDEAQDMDAKALARLHGLVRPQVLPDGREVRCFQLFMDDSQNVYGQIPIDALKEQLPEGLSFRGRTRVLKETFRATRDILDMAFNVVLDPLRQHGVSEPGMREYMKVHELARERLLWLPEETLEGVFRVQSTERGGVLPQVRGFASSTGEARWVAQEVARLVREEGVLPGDILVVAPVMPASFTEALVRAGVPAEAYGGKGGRDVGDFRVSGVDHVRATTVFSCKGHECPIVFFAGLEALDAIEAWMEGARQRTPRENERIRRAMFYVGATRAMKRQYLTGVRGGRFLKVATAYAEALAGERSGGGQPS, from the coding sequence ATGATGCGCAGGACGCACGAGGACTCGAGCCATCCCGGGGAGGTCCGGCCCACGCTCCGCGTGGAGTACGACCCCGATGCAGGGGGTGAATGGCCGCGTCCGGCTCCTGGGCCGCGGGGCTCTGCCGCCAAGGGGGAGGAGGCGCCGGTCCGAGACCTCTCCGCGCCCGTGGAGGGCAGTCCGGCGGAGCGCGAGGCCATGCAGGCCGCCGTGTCCACGGGCCGACGGCGCGAGGCATGGGTTCCTCCTGAGTACCTGCCCGAGGCGCTGCGGGAAGCACTGGTGGCCGAGCGGGGGCAATACCGCGCGCAGCGGCTCCAGGAGGTGCGGGAGCTGGGGCTGACCGGGCCTGGGGTCCTGGGACTCGTGCCGGTGCCGGCGGCGGACCCGGACTGGTCCGGGGGCTCGTTGCTGGGCTTCGTGGGGGAGGAGCTCGTCTTCGCCGGAAACATCGTCCATTTGGACTTTGAGACGGGGCGTGTCTTCGCCGCCTCGGACTCGGGCGAGGATCTGGACCGCCGCGTGCTCAAGGCCGAGCGCTGGTGCTACCGGCCCTATGACTTCGCGGAGGCGTTGTGCGCGGCGGCCTCTTCGTACGCGAACCGGCAGCCCGCGCTGGCCCAGGCCCTGCTTCGTGCCTGCGGTGAGGAGCCTCCCGCGCCCTTGTCCCCCAAGGATTCGGAGCGGCTGCCGGTGGACCGGTTGTGGTGTCAGCCCTGGGGCTGCATCTGGGGACCTCCCGGGACGGGGAAGACGACGGCGGTGGCCGGGCTGATTGCGCAAGCCCTCCGGGCCTATCCCGGTGAGCGCATCCTCGCGGTGGCCCCCACCAACCGGGCCGCGGACGAACTGGTGATGCGCGTCAGTGCCCTGCTGGAGCGTGAGCCCATCCCCTTGCGTCCGCTGGCCCGCAGCATCTTCCGGGGAGGCACGGGCGCGAACGAGGCACTCGCGAAGCTGCCCACCGTGGCGCTGGAAGAGGCGAAGGCCCACAAGCTGCGCAACACCATTCAGGAGCGCGAGCTTGAGCTGACGCGGGAGCGTGCCCGGAGCGGCCCTGCGCAGGAGCTGGCCCGGATGCAGGCCGAGCTGCGCACCCTGCGCGGGCGGGTGAAGGATCCCACCCTGCGTGAGGCAGAGAAGGGGGACAGCCCGCTCATGGTGCTCACCGTGCACCGGGCCTTGAAGCTGGTGGCGGAGCTGGACGGGGAGGAGACCTTCGCGAGGCTGGTGGTGGATGAGGCCGGCATGGTGACGCGGGCGGCCACGGCTTTGCTGGCCCCGCTCGCCCGGCACGTGACGCTGGCGGGAGATCCCAAGCAGATCGGCCCGGTCAGCCGCGTGGCGGAGGGTGTCGGCAAGGACACGCAGCGCTGGCTGCGGGCCAGTGGCCTCTCGCACCTGGAGGACGCGGTGAAGGACGCGGCGCGGCCGGATGTGCTGCTGCTGCGGACCCAGCACCGCATGCACCCGGACATTGCCCAGGTGGTGAGCCACTTCTGCTACGGCGGTGCGCTGGAGAATGGCGAGATCGTCCTCGCGCGGGCAGAGAAGCCCGCCCCGGTGTCGGCATTTCCCTCGCGCGCTGCGTGGGTGGTGCTGGACGGCCTGAGCCGTGATGCCCGCCACCTCACCCATGGCCGAGGGGAGACGGGCTCGGGTTATCAGCGTGAGCTGTCCGCCGGGCTGGCCGTCTCCCTGGCCCGGCAAGCGGTCCGTGCGGGCCTGACCGTGCTGTGCGTGACGCCTTACCGCGCGCAGGCGGCCCTGCTGCGCCGGTTGGGAGGGGCTGCGGGTCTGCGCGGGGACGTCTTCAGCGCCTCCACCATTCACCGGCAGCAGGGCACCCAGTATGACGTGGTGATGGTGGACACGGTGGCGGGGGGCCGTCCTTTCCCTCCGCACACGCTCATCCCCCTGCTCAATGTGGCCGCCAGCCGCGCGCGGGATTACCTGCTCGTCCTGGCCTCGCGTGCGGAAGCCCGTGCCTCACCGGTGCCCGCGCGGTTCCTCTCGCTGTTGCCTCGCGTGCGCGTGCATCCCGGCGAGACGCCGCGCCTGGAGCTGCTGGCCTCGCAGCCTCGGCCGCCCCCCGCGCCGACCCCTCCGCTCGTGCCTGTGGGCTTGGGAGGAGAAATCGAGGGGGCGAGGACCTCTCAGCCCCTCTTCACGCAAGAGCAGGTATCCCTCTTCGAGCGGCGCTTCGACGATGGCCACCACCTGGTGCGGGGCGTGGCTGGCAGCGGCAAGACGTATGTGTTGGCGCACTGGGTGGTGCGCTACCTGCTCGAACGTCCTCAGGCGCGGGTGCTCGTGTCCTTCTTCAACCGGTCTCTGGCGCCCCTGGTGGACAAGCTGCTCACCGAGGCCGTGATCCTTCGGGCGGGTGCGGAGCGGGTTCGCGCGCTGCGAGCCCAGGTGACGGTGCGTCACGCGGGAGCGCTGCGTCAGCCCGAGCCTGGCAGCTTCGATGCGGTCTTCGTGGATGAGGCGCAGGACATGGATGCGAAGGCACTGGCCAGACTCCACGGGCTGGTACGGCCGCAGGTGCTGCCCGATGGGCGGGAGGTGCGCTGCTTCCAGCTCTTCATGGACGACTCACAGAATGTCTATGGGCAGATTCCCATCGACGCGCTGAAGGAACAGTTGCCAGAGGGTCTGTCCTTCCGGGGGCGCACCCGGGTGTTGAAGGAGACGTTCCGCGCCACGCGGGACATCCTCGACATGGCCTTCAACGTCGTGCTGGACCCGCTGCGCCAGCACGGCGTGAGTGAGCCCGGCATGCGCGAGTACATGAAGGTCCATGAGCTGGCCCGCGAGAGATTGCTTTGGCTGCCAGAGGAGACGCTGGAAGGCGTCTTTCGGGTGCAGTCCACCGAGCGGGGGGGCGTGCTGCCGCAGGTGCGCGGTTTTGCCTCCAGCACCGGCGAGGCCCGCTGGGTGGCCCAGGAGGTGGCGCGGCTGGTGCGTGAGGAGGGCGTCCTGCCAGGGGACATCCTGGTGGTGGCCCCCGTCATGCCCGCGTCCTTCACGGAGGCCTTGGTCCGGGCGGGGGTTCCCGCGGAGGCCTATGGTGGGAAGGGGGGCCGGGATGTGGGGGACTTCCGCGTCAGCGGCGTGGACCATGTTCGGGCCACCACGGTCTTTTCGTGCAAGGGCCACGAGTGCCCCATCGTCTTCTTCGCGGGCCTGGAGGCGCTGGACGCCATCGAGGCCTGGATGGAGGGGGCCCGTCAGCGGACGCCCCGAGAGAACGAGCGTATCCGCCGGGCCATGTTCTACGTGGGGGCCACCCGAGCCATGAAGCGCCAGTACCTCACGGGCGTGCGAGGAGGGCGCTTCCTGAAGGTGGCCACCGCCTACGCGGAAGCACTCGCGGGGGAGCGGTCCGGAGGCGGCCAGCCTTCATGA
- a CDS encoding lysyl oxidase family protein: MRKVLMFWAGLVFLVTGCDDDATYVAAWESSGTALHVPPDGPGEVQLRMKNEGSATWKPDQVKLALQAQQGWSGGPLVLTEQVKPGQVATFRGNVSAPAQPGLHKLGWAPQRKGAAFERAFETDVEVTCSNGEFCDGEERLANGRCVSGPPPCDDGAACTEDVCDPDKRTCQHIPIGACAVCMATCNPDCSGKLCGEDGCGGLCGTCPAGQACAQGVFECRPEVQAGTCRNPLPLVATGAPLVGDHVIQGDTSNGFHQLIPSCNRTSTAVEAVYTFTTTEKLGLEARVSGYDTVLHLRKQRGADGAADCLDNTASRTVACSDDSSPPGDYGSRISVSLEPGTYYLIVDGFDSTQAGPFTLSTRFAANGCVPKCDGLYCGGSDGCGGNCGVCTGNESCVKGRCLPNPCIPNCDGKECGDNGCGGQCGFCPNAELCVPATGTCETFAGCDHLRPSCTPSCGASEFCGTDCACHPVSAQLPDLIVDEARLRDEILFDTIFVTENSCARVEECVEGTGERHVLRFSVEAVNQGSATLTVPAPAERPDLFIFSPCHGHYHFGGFATYALVDAEGRTVLAGRKQAYCMEDTQRVATGPDVPCAKQFTCDDQGIQRGWSDLYGNTLDCQWLDITNVPPGDYRLQVTLNPSRAFQETTLDNNTSSVPVTLPAR; the protein is encoded by the coding sequence ATGCGAAAAGTTTTGATGTTCTGGGCGGGGCTCGTGTTTCTGGTGACGGGCTGTGATGACGATGCAACCTATGTCGCGGCCTGGGAGAGCTCCGGGACGGCGCTGCATGTGCCCCCGGACGGGCCCGGCGAGGTGCAACTGCGGATGAAGAACGAAGGCTCCGCGACGTGGAAGCCAGACCAGGTGAAGCTCGCTCTCCAGGCGCAGCAGGGCTGGAGCGGAGGGCCGCTCGTGCTCACGGAGCAGGTGAAGCCCGGCCAGGTGGCCACCTTCCGGGGCAATGTCTCCGCGCCAGCCCAGCCCGGGCTGCACAAGCTGGGGTGGGCCCCTCAGCGCAAGGGCGCTGCCTTCGAGCGGGCCTTCGAGACCGACGTGGAGGTGACGTGCTCCAACGGTGAGTTCTGTGATGGTGAGGAGCGCCTGGCCAATGGGCGCTGCGTGTCAGGTCCTCCTCCCTGCGACGACGGAGCGGCATGTACCGAGGACGTCTGCGATCCGGACAAACGCACGTGTCAGCACATTCCCATCGGCGCGTGTGCGGTCTGCATGGCGACCTGCAACCCGGACTGCTCCGGCAAGCTGTGTGGAGAAGACGGCTGCGGCGGACTGTGCGGCACCTGCCCAGCGGGACAGGCGTGTGCTCAGGGCGTCTTCGAGTGCAGGCCCGAGGTTCAGGCGGGCACGTGCCGCAATCCCTTGCCGCTCGTGGCCACTGGAGCGCCTCTGGTCGGCGACCACGTCATCCAGGGAGATACCTCCAACGGGTTCCACCAGCTCATTCCCTCCTGCAACCGCACCAGCACCGCGGTGGAGGCGGTGTACACCTTCACCACGACGGAGAAGCTGGGCTTGGAGGCGCGCGTCTCCGGCTATGACACGGTGCTCCACCTGCGCAAGCAGCGAGGCGCGGATGGCGCCGCCGACTGTCTCGACAACACGGCGTCGCGCACGGTGGCGTGCAGCGATGATTCCTCGCCGCCGGGTGATTATGGCTCCCGCATCTCCGTGTCGCTCGAGCCGGGAACCTATTACCTCATTGTCGATGGATTCGACTCCACCCAGGCGGGCCCCTTCACGCTGAGCACGCGCTTCGCCGCCAACGGCTGCGTGCCGAAGTGCGACGGCCTTTACTGCGGCGGAAGCGATGGATGTGGCGGGAACTGCGGCGTGTGCACGGGGAACGAGTCGTGCGTGAAGGGGCGGTGCCTGCCCAACCCCTGCATCCCCAACTGTGATGGCAAGGAATGTGGAGACAACGGGTGCGGAGGGCAGTGTGGCTTCTGTCCCAATGCCGAACTGTGCGTGCCCGCCACCGGGACGTGTGAGACCTTCGCGGGGTGCGACCACCTGCGTCCCTCCTGCACGCCGTCCTGTGGTGCGTCGGAGTTCTGCGGCACGGACTGCGCGTGCCATCCCGTCAGCGCGCAGCTGCCGGACCTGATCGTCGACGAGGCCCGGCTCCGGGATGAGATCCTCTTCGATACCATCTTCGTCACCGAGAACTCCTGCGCGAGGGTGGAGGAGTGCGTGGAGGGCACGGGAGAGCGCCACGTCCTGCGCTTCAGCGTGGAGGCCGTGAACCAGGGCAGCGCGACCCTCACGGTGCCAGCGCCCGCTGAGCGGCCAGACCTCTTCATCTTCTCGCCTTGCCACGGCCACTACCACTTCGGTGGTTTCGCCACCTACGCGCTGGTGGATGCTGAAGGCCGCACGGTGCTCGCGGGCCGCAAGCAGGCCTACTGCATGGAGGACACGCAGCGGGTCGCCACCGGGCCGGACGTGCCGTGCGCCAAGCAGTTCACGTGTGATGACCAGGGCATTCAGCGGGGCTGGTCCGACCTGTATGGCAACACGCTGGACTGCCAGTGGTTGGACATCACCAACGTGCCCCCCGGAGATTACCGCCTCCAGGTGACCCTCAACCCCTCCCGGGCCTTCCAGGAGACGACGCTCGACAACAACACCTCCAGCGTTCCGGTGACCCTGCCAGCGCGGTAG
- a CDS encoding serine/threonine protein kinase, whose translation MKPPPFPSLSPSFLPPGSRVGPWRVVGWGGRGANGAVYQALRVGREAAGPVALKLAMAPGDPRFAREGALLSRLRHPNIPALEGRGTWKHSRGTAPYVAMQWVDGVPLYAWAAMRNPSSRQVFQLLAQVARALEVTHALPGVHRDVKGSNVLVRGSDSRAFLTDFSSGHFAGASPLTWQAMPPCTPAYRSPQACRFAALRPSSHAQYTATPADDVFALGVTAYRLVTDEYPPPVEPGLDAKGLWKDGGPGPLPPEVLNPRVESRLNTLILRMLSVRPEARGTAGELAQALEQAAEQSDPKGDQPLFAWENLPSSRWSLMDSAEADLLGHRPRYRSRARVLETQARDAAEQTVANRLNAERLAHSRAATQPDVLSSPSLRWARGLLLSAGVLLLVFGPESGGPVPSEPFQEMPPRSEAQDAGTDAGTVGLADVAAQPAHNAEGTIAAHTAISIDLPKGPLKGQVRPPCAKGQLDLRGGCWAALKAQPPECPLYSYEWNGGCYMPIVATPRPDTSDKP comes from the coding sequence ATGAAGCCCCCGCCCTTCCCCTCGCTGAGCCCGTCGTTTCTTCCCCCTGGATCACGGGTAGGGCCCTGGCGCGTGGTGGGCTGGGGCGGCCGGGGCGCCAACGGCGCCGTCTACCAGGCGCTCCGGGTGGGCCGGGAGGCGGCGGGCCCCGTGGCCCTCAAGCTGGCCATGGCGCCCGGAGACCCGCGCTTCGCTCGCGAGGGCGCCCTGCTCTCCCGCCTTCGCCACCCGAACATCCCCGCGCTGGAAGGCCGGGGGACCTGGAAACACTCCCGGGGAACTGCCCCCTACGTCGCCATGCAGTGGGTGGACGGAGTGCCCCTCTATGCCTGGGCCGCCATGCGCAACCCCTCCTCGCGGCAGGTCTTCCAGCTTCTGGCGCAGGTGGCACGGGCCCTGGAAGTGACCCATGCCCTGCCGGGCGTCCACCGCGACGTGAAGGGGAGCAACGTGCTGGTACGCGGCAGCGACAGCCGAGCGTTCCTGACGGACTTCAGCTCGGGGCACTTCGCAGGCGCCAGCCCCCTGACCTGGCAGGCGATGCCTCCCTGCACCCCGGCCTACCGCAGTCCCCAAGCGTGCCGGTTCGCCGCGCTCCGTCCTTCCTCCCACGCCCAGTACACCGCGACCCCGGCAGATGACGTGTTCGCCCTGGGCGTGACAGCCTACCGGCTTGTGACGGACGAATACCCTCCCCCCGTAGAACCCGGACTGGACGCGAAGGGCCTCTGGAAGGATGGCGGCCCTGGACCGCTGCCCCCCGAGGTCCTCAATCCCCGGGTGGAGTCCCGGCTCAACACCCTCATCTTGCGGATGCTCTCGGTGCGTCCTGAAGCGCGTGGCACCGCGGGCGAGTTGGCCCAAGCCTTGGAGCAAGCGGCGGAGCAGTCAGACCCGAAGGGAGATCAACCCCTCTTCGCGTGGGAAAACCTGCCCTCCTCTCGATGGTCCCTGATGGACTCCGCAGAAGCAGACCTGCTCGGCCACCGACCACGGTACAGAAGCCGGGCGCGCGTCCTGGAGACTCAGGCGCGCGATGCCGCCGAGCAGACCGTCGCGAACCGGTTGAACGCGGAGAGGCTTGCTCATTCCAGGGCCGCGACCCAGCCTGATGTCCTTTCCTCGCCCTCCCTTCGATGGGCACGAGGGCTCCTGCTGTCCGCCGGCGTTCTCCTGCTGGTTTTCGGCCCGGAAAGCGGGGGGCCCGTCCCTTCAGAGCCGTTCCAGGAGATGCCTCCGCGAAGCGAAGCCCAGGACGCTGGCACCGATGCCGGGACGGTGGGCCTCGCGGACGTCGCGGCTCAGCCCGCCCACAATGCCGAAGGCACCATTGCAGCACACACGGCCATCAGCATCGACCTGCCCAAGGGGCCCCTCAAGGGTCAAGTCCGGCCTCCCTGCGCGAAGGGTCAGCTGGACCTCCGCGGTGGATGTTGGGCAGCGCTTAAAGCCCAGCCCCCGGAGTGTCCGCTCTACTCCTACGAATGGAATGGCGGATGCTACATGCCCATCGTCGCCACCCCACGTCCGGACACTTCGGACAAGCCCTAG
- the nagA gene encoding N-acetylglucosamine-6-phosphate deacetylase, with translation MKRVLKGARLFTGERILDSHVLVLDGARISAVMPASAVPAGAEVVRLPEEAVLAPGFIDAQVNGAGGVLFNDTPTPEAARAIAAAARRTGTTGLLPTFITDAKASMQRACEAVVETLARPGSGVLGIHLEGPFIGGDRPGVHDPRFIRTPDASDVEYLAALSGRLAGRGGRLMLTLAPEQVGDAAIRRFASAGVVVAAGHTAASYERTRDAVEAGIRGFTHLFNAMPPVSNRQPGPVLAAMDSDSAWCGIIVDGIHVHPALLRLLMKSKPSGKVFLVTDAMPPVGTDADSFTLYGNKIFRRDGRLVTETGTLAGADIDMATSVRNCVQLLGLSLEESLRMASLYPAFFLGLDEYVGRLASGYRADLTLLRPDFKVLATWVSGQEQWY, from the coding sequence ATGAAACGGGTCTTGAAGGGGGCGAGGCTCTTCACCGGGGAGCGCATCCTCGATTCGCACGTCCTGGTGCTCGATGGGGCGCGCATCTCCGCGGTGATGCCGGCCTCGGCGGTGCCCGCGGGCGCCGAGGTGGTGCGGTTGCCCGAGGAAGCGGTGCTGGCGCCCGGTTTCATCGATGCCCAGGTCAATGGGGCCGGGGGCGTGCTGTTCAACGACACGCCCACGCCCGAGGCCGCGCGAGCCATTGCCGCGGCCGCCCGGCGCACGGGAACCACCGGCTTGCTGCCCACCTTCATTACGGACGCGAAAGCCTCGATGCAGCGAGCCTGCGAGGCCGTCGTCGAGACGCTGGCCCGGCCCGGCAGTGGTGTGCTGGGCATCCACCTGGAGGGCCCCTTCATCGGCGGTGATCGTCCCGGAGTGCATGATCCCCGTTTCATCCGGACGCCCGATGCCTCGGATGTCGAGTACCTGGCGGCATTGTCCGGGCGGCTGGCGGGCCGGGGCGGCCGCTTGATGCTGACGTTGGCGCCAGAGCAGGTCGGGGACGCCGCCATCCGCCGCTTTGCCTCGGCGGGCGTGGTGGTGGCCGCGGGCCACACGGCGGCTTCCTATGAGCGGACGCGGGACGCGGTGGAGGCCGGTATCCGGGGGTTCACCCACCTGTTCAATGCCATGCCTCCGGTGAGCAACCGCCAGCCGGGCCCTGTGCTGGCCGCGATGGATTCCGACTCGGCTTGGTGCGGCATCATCGTGGATGGCATTCATGTCCACCCGGCGCTGCTGCGCCTGCTCATGAAGAGCAAGCCGTCTGGCAAGGTGTTTCTGGTCACCGACGCCATGCCCCCTGTGGGCACCGATGCGGACTCGTTCACGTTGTATGGGAACAAGATCTTCCGCCGGGATGGGCGGCTGGTGACGGAGACCGGGACGTTGGCGGGCGCCGACATCGACATGGCGACATCCGTCCGCAACTGCGTTCAGCTTCTCGGACTGTCCCTTGAGGAGAGCCTGCGCATGGCCTCGCTCTACCCGGCGTTCTTCTTGGGGTTGGACGAGTACGTGGGCCGTCTGGCCTCGGGCTATCGCGCGGACCTCACGCTGCTCCGGCCGGACTTCAAGGTGCTCGCCACGTGGGTCAGTGGCCAGGAGCAGTGGTACTGA
- a CDS encoding imm11 family protein — MPKRFFELADDVNAPHRWHLATPTTRHGQKVDEALFMRGVPVHDQGRLRVPAEIAGKALDFTQAGIGIPVVHVRVASMFSELAPDDVQLIPVDVESQPDQYLLLVTTRLIRCIDETASRIRLWTHEDGAPHMVGRYASVRDMRIDKPKAGNAKVFRCEGWIGPLIVSGEIKDALERMSATGTRFEEV, encoded by the coding sequence ATGCCCAAGCGTTTCTTTGAGCTAGCCGACGATGTAAACGCCCCGCACCGCTGGCACTTGGCCACGCCGACGACCCGTCACGGCCAGAAGGTGGACGAGGCGCTATTCATGCGCGGGGTACCCGTCCACGATCAGGGGCGATTGAGAGTCCCTGCCGAGATCGCTGGCAAGGCGCTGGACTTCACTCAAGCGGGCATTGGCATCCCGGTGGTCCATGTCAGGGTCGCGTCCATGTTTTCGGAGCTCGCCCCGGATGACGTTCAACTGATTCCCGTGGACGTGGAGAGCCAACCGGATCAGTACCTCCTCCTCGTGACCACACGTCTCATCCGCTGCATCGACGAAACAGCGTCACGGATCCGGCTCTGGACCCATGAAGATGGAGCCCCGCACATGGTCGGTCGCTATGCCTCCGTCCGTGACATGCGCATCGACAAACCCAAGGCGGGAAACGCCAAGGTGTTCCGTTGCGAGGGATGGATAGGTCCGCTGATCGTCTCTGGAGAGATCAAGGACGCCCTGGAGCGCATGAGCGCCACAGGCACGAGATTCGAGGAGGTCTAA